In the genome of Candidatus Saccharimonadales bacterium, one region contains:
- the nusG gene encoding transcription termination/antitermination protein NusG, which translates to MSKRYDSTKQWYAIHTYSGYEEKVAESIRQRAESLDMGDKIFQVLVPKEKMIEIKNGKRKIVEKRIFQGYVLVEMKLSEDAWYIVRNTPNVTGFVGTGTEPTPVSDDEISKIMKRMGREEPKHKFDYAVGEVVNIVDGPFKGFDGAINEIDAQKGKLKVLVNMFGRETPVELDGLQVKRV; encoded by the coding sequence GTGAGCAAACGTTACGACTCAACCAAACAGTGGTATGCCATTCATACTTATAGTGGCTACGAAGAGAAAGTTGCCGAATCAATCCGTCAGCGCGCGGAAAGTCTTGATATGGGCGACAAGATCTTCCAGGTTCTAGTACCCAAAGAAAAGATGATAGAAATCAAGAACGGCAAGCGCAAGATTGTCGAAAAGCGTATTTTTCAGGGCTACGTATTAGTAGAAATGAAACTATCAGAAGATGCTTGGTACATCGTGCGTAATACGCCGAATGTAACTGGTTTTGTAGGCACAGGTACCGAACCAACCCCTGTTAGCGACGATGAAATTTCCAAGATTATGAAGCGCATGGGCCGTGAAGAGCCAAAGCATAAGTTCGATTACGCCGTGGGCGAGGTTGTAAACATTGTTGACGGACCGTTCAAAGGCTTTGATGGTGCAATTAACGAAATCGACGCCCAAAAAGGCAAACTTAAAGTGTTGGTCAACATGTTCGGCCGCGAAACTCCGGTTGAGCTCGACGGCCTTCAGGTAAAGCGAGTTTAG
- a CDS encoding FAD-dependent thymidylate synthase codes for MLTGIMEAKEAFVQKDKNPLVEYKMQISPAGYVFLGDRVTDVEGNIYAFNGKTSPLLIAAAMARLSRRGSDLREIFVDEFGMAGEKDASGLIHRVVTAYGDDSVQQLTGLHFVVEDASNLLTKMLEWGRFAAYLEQSTRYIYYDEKDKNGQYKYYVPADLDPETEAQYCRIHDQIFDLYSGMVHKLTRHVRKANPAPEDVREKIAWRGATKAQACDTIRPVLPVSTRSTVGIYASAQAVESLILHLLSEDLLEARLAGQKILEEARKVIPAFLERADKPDRGGATTAYRANTRAAMSKLAKKYLPKESKDFDSEVKLIDYWPKNESEIINHLLFAESNLSTAELEKAVRKLKKADKRRIFDTYMGKRLNRRHRPGRALEFPHYLWEVTADYGTFRDLQRHRVIDGFEWQDLSTAYGYEVPELVREAGLEQDFHKCFELSEELHQLMLQKKYVEEAQYATLFGHRMRYRFMLNARATFHFLELRSSPQGHPGYRRICMQMHEQLKKVHPMLASAMRFVNQDEDPKLTRMAAELATQYKLEKLDNLEKQAEAEMEKNQ; via the coding sequence ATGTTAACTGGTATTATGGAGGCAAAGGAGGCATTCGTGCAAAAAGATAAAAATCCTCTTGTGGAATACAAGATGCAGATTTCACCTGCCGGATATGTCTTCTTGGGCGATCGCGTTACTGACGTCGAGGGCAATATTTACGCTTTTAACGGTAAGACTTCTCCGCTACTGATTGCCGCCGCTATGGCCCGTCTTAGCCGTCGAGGCAGCGATTTACGAGAAATTTTTGTTGATGAATTCGGCATGGCCGGTGAAAAAGATGCTTCGGGCCTAATTCACCGCGTGGTTACCGCATATGGCGACGACAGCGTGCAGCAGCTCACCGGTTTGCATTTTGTGGTAGAGGACGCCTCTAATCTATTAACCAAAATGCTGGAATGGGGACGGTTTGCTGCCTACCTAGAACAATCTACCCGCTACATTTACTATGACGAAAAAGATAAAAATGGACAGTACAAATATTACGTTCCAGCCGATTTAGACCCAGAGACAGAAGCTCAATATTGCCGAATTCACGACCAGATTTTTGATCTTTATTCTGGCATGGTCCACAAGTTGACTCGCCATGTGCGCAAAGCTAATCCCGCACCTGAAGACGTCCGCGAAAAAATTGCCTGGAGAGGCGCCACCAAAGCCCAAGCCTGCGACACCATCAGACCAGTCTTGCCCGTGTCTACAAGATCGACTGTGGGCATTTATGCTTCGGCTCAGGCCGTTGAAAGTCTTATTTTGCACCTTCTCAGCGAAGATTTGCTAGAAGCCCGCTTAGCCGGTCAAAAGATCTTAGAAGAAGCTCGCAAAGTTATTCCGGCCTTTTTAGAGCGAGCCGACAAGCCAGATCGTGGCGGCGCTACCACGGCTTACCGAGCCAATACCCGCGCGGCCATGTCTAAACTCGCTAAAAAATATCTGCCAAAAGAATCTAAAGATTTTGATAGCGAAGTAAAGCTTATAGATTACTGGCCAAAAAATGAGTCAGAAATTATCAATCACCTGCTGTTCGCCGAAAGCAATCTATCAACCGCAGAGCTAGAAAAGGCGGTTAGAAAACTCAAGAAAGCCGATAAGCGAAGGATCTTTGATACTTATATGGGCAAAAGACTTAATCGCCGCCATCGTCCTGGCAGGGCCCTGGAGTTTCCGCACTACTTATGGGAAGTCACGGCCGATTACGGCACTTTTCGTGATCTGCAGCGCCATAGGGTTATCGACGGTTTTGAGTGGCAAGATTTGAGCACCGCTTACGGTTACGAGGTGCCGGAGCTTGTTCGAGAAGCAGGCTTGGAGCAAGATTTTCATAAGTGTTTTGAATTATCAGAAGAACTCCATCAACTGATGCTTCAAAAAAAATACGTAGAAGAAGCCCAGTATGCAACTTTGTTCGGGCACAGGATGCGCTACCGATTTATGCTAAACGCCCGAGCAACTTTTCATTTCTTAGAACTAAGATCGAGTCCGCAAGGTCATCCAGGCTATCGCCGCATTTGCATGCAGATGCATGAGCAACTCAAAAAAGTCCACCCCATGCTAGCTAGCGCCATGCGTTTTGTAAATCAAGACGAAGACCCCAAACTAACTAGAATGGCGGCCGAACTGGCCACTCAATATAAGCTAGAAAAGCTCGACAACCTAGAAAAACAGGCCGAGGCCGAGATGGAGAAGAACCAGTGA
- a CDS encoding type II toxin-antitoxin system death-on-curing family toxin has product MNQISVDDVVYIHDHIIAASGGLTGLRDKGQLKACLARPFQSAFGEETYPDLFEKAAALLDCIANDHPFADGNKRTAMASAVIFLVSYGISTDFTNQEYEDFMLHVVNDKPSIQEIANWLRQHGDIII; this is encoded by the coding sequence ATGAACCAAATATCGGTCGACGATGTTGTTTACATCCACGACCATATTATTGCCGCTTCTGGCGGTCTTACGGGACTAAGGGATAAAGGACAGCTCAAAGCTTGCCTAGCCAGGCCTTTTCAAAGCGCTTTTGGTGAAGAAACATATCCCGATCTGTTCGAGAAAGCAGCCGCCTTACTGGACTGCATTGCCAATGATCATCCGTTTGCAGATGGCAATAAACGAACAGCCATGGCGTCGGCAGTTATCTTTCTGGTGTCGTACGGTATATCTACCGACTTCACGAACCAAGAATACGAAGATTTCATGCTCCACGTCGTTAATGATAAGCCGAGCATCCAAGAGATTGCCAACTGGCTTCGCCAACACGGCGACATAATTATTTAA
- a CDS encoding SprT family zinc-dependent metalloprotease, whose protein sequence is MSQKRVEIPGIGEVVLSKRRGTTHLRLSVNAKGIVRVGMPYWTPYAAGIAFARERTDWINKHLSSHTKATFRSGDRIGKAHVLSINQDVALDRPKSRLTKTEVIISSPLPIDHKFTQEKIVEASIRALKQEAETLLPQRLQYLARQHGFNYKEVRIRSLTSRWGSCSTHKVITLSFYLMQLPWELIDYVLLHELVHTEQMNHGPDFWRRFESVLPGAKKLRKQVNAHKPRVIATNLGEMLA, encoded by the coding sequence ATGTCGCAAAAACGAGTTGAAATACCTGGCATAGGCGAGGTCGTTTTGTCTAAACGACGCGGCACCACACACTTGCGGCTTAGCGTTAATGCTAAGGGCATAGTCCGAGTCGGTATGCCTTATTGGACTCCTTATGCCGCCGGCATAGCTTTTGCCCGCGAGCGCACTGACTGGATCAACAAACACCTGTCAAGTCACACCAAGGCCACTTTTAGAAGCGGCGATAGGATTGGTAAGGCTCATGTTTTGAGCATTAATCAGGATGTAGCGTTGGATAGACCAAAATCCAGACTAACAAAGACCGAGGTAATAATTAGCAGTCCTTTGCCGATTGATCACAAATTCACTCAAGAGAAAATAGTTGAGGCGTCGATCCGTGCGCTAAAACAAGAGGCTGAGACACTGTTGCCGCAACGGCTGCAATATCTAGCCCGCCAACACGGTTTTAACTATAAAGAGGTAAGGATTCGCAGTCTAACATCCAGGTGGGGTAGTTGCTCGACCCACAAGGTCATTACTTTGAGTTTTTATCTTATGCAATTGCCCTGGGAATTAATAGATTACGTTCTTTTGCACGAGCTGGTTCATACCGAGCAAATGAATCACGGCCCGGATTTTTGGCGACGCTTTGAAAGCGTACTGCCAGGCGCCAAAAAATTAAGAAAGCAGGTTAATGCTCACAAACCCAGAGTTATCGCCACTAACCTCGGTGAAATGCTTGCTTAA
- the secE gene encoding preprotein translocase subunit SecE, whose product MAEQPSRARKPRIRKTAPTVRERAAAAQEKAQKEKPKRLKKVFVKVPVPKVKRPHLPQNQFFNTLRKIFQPIGRVLSKLAPRYFANAWRELRQVTWPNRGETWRLTLAVFVFSVVFGALVAGVDKGLDEIFKHVVLK is encoded by the coding sequence GTGGCAGAGCAACCAAGTAGAGCCAGAAAACCGCGTATTCGAAAGACTGCGCCGACCGTTAGAGAAAGGGCAGCTGCTGCCCAAGAAAAAGCTCAAAAAGAAAAGCCCAAACGGCTGAAGAAAGTTTTTGTCAAAGTCCCAGTACCTAAAGTAAAGCGTCCGCACCTTCCGCAAAACCAGTTCTTCAACACTCTGCGAAAGATCTTTCAGCCAATTGGCAGAGTTCTTTCCAAGCTAGCCCCTCGCTATTTTGCGAACGCTTGGCGCGAACTAAGACAAGTTACTTGGCCGAACAGGGGTGAAACCTGGCGCTTAACGCTGGCTGTTTTTGTCTTTTCAGTAGTGTTTGGAGCGTTGGTAGCTGGAGTAGACAAAGGTCTAGACGAAATATTTAAGCACGTAGTTCTAAAGTAA
- a CDS encoding AAA family ATPase, which yields MSKTVLDKPVLLCLYGFPGAGKSYVARNMASEVQMAHVSADRIRSELFQQPRYDAQENAIVLHLMNYMTAEFLEAGVSVVYDICAARLGQRRALRELAKKHRAEYLLVWLQIDQDSAFNRTQARDRRTSDDRFAQPQTQESFGKVVGDMQNPNPNEPYMVISGKHSFVTQKNAVVNKFYQLGLINSEMVQQHVAKPELINLVPNPYSGRVDMSRRNITIR from the coding sequence ATGAGTAAAACGGTTCTAGATAAACCGGTTCTATTATGTCTTTATGGCTTCCCGGGAGCGGGCAAGAGTTATGTGGCCCGCAACATGGCTAGTGAGGTCCAGATGGCTCACGTCAGCGCCGATCGCATTCGCAGCGAGCTATTCCAGCAGCCACGCTATGACGCCCAAGAAAACGCAATAGTTTTACACCTTATGAATTACATGACCGCCGAGTTTTTAGAAGCTGGTGTCAGTGTTGTTTACGATATTTGTGCTGCTCGCCTAGGGCAGCGCAGGGCACTGCGCGAACTAGCCAAAAAACACAGAGCCGAGTATTTGCTGGTTTGGCTGCAAATTGATCAAGATAGCGCCTTTAACCGGACTCAAGCTCGCGACCGCAGAACCAGCGATGATCGTTTCGCCCAGCCGCAAACCCAAGAATCCTTTGGCAAAGTGGTTGGCGACATGCAGAATCCTAACCCCAACGAACCTTACATGGTTATCAGCGGCAAACACTCCTTCGTAACTCAGAAAAACGCCGTGGTTAACAAGTTCTACCAACTAGGTCTAATCAACAGCGAGATGGTCCAGCAACATGTGGCTAAACCGGAATTGATCAATCTTGTCCCTAATCCATACAGCGGCCGCGTGGATATGAGCCGCCGAAACATAACCATAAGATAG
- a CDS encoding DHH family phosphoesterase, which produces MDKFKEILEKAASVLIITHVGPDPDAFCSLLLTGTTLEANYPDKKIVMSSEEQTGGLNFLTGYGKIKLQKLADAIQNDQPDLIIMVDAMNFKRCTRGDDQEIAKLVKEKRIKLAIIDHHERVNIEENNVYINQDSPAAVQDVYEVMFSGIKLNKPVGYAQTTMLGLYSDTGGFAYENKRYRDTLKLVGDLIEAGASVEKTRNLLDRYSTDSMLALSELARNLSHKDDYSFSFVGDDFTKNWQNQGKNFDELKIACGHFANDYIRNIDGRVWGFVVYKDLAGGDDIYGVSLRAMGGTKNVALIANALGGGGHIAAAGTKIKASSVQEVIKAVQSTISQM; this is translated from the coding sequence ATGGACAAGTTTAAAGAGATTCTCGAAAAAGCAGCAAGTGTTTTGATTATTACCCATGTCGGGCCGGATCCTGACGCTTTTTGCTCTTTGCTTTTGACCGGAACTACTTTAGAGGCAAACTATCCAGATAAAAAAATAGTTATGAGCTCAGAAGAACAAACCGGCGGGCTTAACTTCTTAACCGGTTATGGCAAGATTAAGCTTCAAAAACTCGCTGATGCTATCCAGAATGACCAACCGGACCTAATAATTATGGTCGATGCCATGAATTTTAAGCGCTGCACGCGTGGCGACGATCAAGAGATCGCCAAACTTGTCAAAGAAAAGCGCATCAAGCTAGCCATTATCGATCATCACGAAAGAGTCAACATTGAAGAAAATAACGTTTATATCAACCAAGACAGCCCAGCGGCCGTGCAAGATGTCTATGAGGTGATGTTTAGCGGCATAAAACTCAATAAACCAGTGGGTTATGCCCAAACCACTATGCTTGGTTTATACTCTGACACCGGCGGATTTGCCTACGAGAATAAACGCTACCGTGACACCTTGAAACTTGTAGGTGATTTGATAGAAGCCGGCGCCAGCGTGGAAAAGACCAGAAACCTACTCGATCGCTACAGCACCGACAGTATGCTCGCTCTAAGCGAACTGGCCCGCAACCTTAGCCATAAAGATGATTATTCGTTCAGCTTCGTGGGCGATGATTTCACTAAAAACTGGCAAAATCAGGGAAAGAATTTTGACGAGCTCAAGATTGCTTGCGGCCATTTTGCTAATGACTACATTCGAAATATAGATGGCCGAGTCTGGGGCTTTGTGGTCTATAAGGATTTAGCCGGCGGAGACGATATTTACGGGGTTTCATTGCGCGCTATGGGCGGAACCAAGAACGTAGCTTTAATCGCCAACGCGCTTGGCGGTGGCGGCCACATTGCTGCTGCCGGAACGAAAATCAAAGCCAGTAGCGTGCAAGAAGTGATTAAAGCCGTACAATCTACCATTTCACAGATGTAG
- the rpmG gene encoding 50S ribosomal protein L33 — translation MAKKGDKRKVVGLVCEACGQRHYYTTKNTMNTPEKLELKKLCPVKRVIAVQSETKKSLGRNEVKPRKH, via the coding sequence ATGGCAAAAAAAGGTGATAAACGCAAAGTTGTTGGGCTGGTGTGCGAGGCTTGCGGCCAGCGCCACTACTACACCACCAAGAACACTATGAATACCCCAGAAAAGCTGGAGCTTAAAAAGCTATGCCCGGTTAAAAGGGTTATAGCTGTTCAGTCAGAAACCAAAAAAAGCCTAGGTCGCAACGAAGTCAAACCCCGCAAACACTAA
- a CDS encoding L-histidine N(alpha)-methyltransferase, with protein MKTDYSLEWFQERAFKSLKKIKEGQWDYSDPSLIYVPDEEEKYETVQQSGSRYHELITEPEKKYLEQIAPIVANALPNDFEYIDLGPGNAHKEQYIFDALKALGKKFKYIPVDIDKKYLDLAARHAERQGIEVSDAQLLFEELPYRLPASHTPRFVSIGMTFTNYAPDTILPLLKKIAGQSGYVLTNSQIRERLDMAAVTDVYQDEVYALLETKIRLLGLRPSDLEKQWCDDGIRAWFKIKNVSQDLSKLGVRAGDEFLAYYFFRPTIKSLSESFSRHFDSFKLLDINAAFVAGLLFT; from the coding sequence ATGAAAACGGACTATTCTCTTGAATGGTTTCAGGAGAGAGCATTTAAATCACTTAAGAAAATCAAAGAAGGCCAGTGGGACTATTCAGATCCATCATTGATCTACGTGCCTGACGAGGAAGAAAAATACGAAACAGTTCAGCAGAGCGGAAGTCGATACCACGAACTTATCACGGAACCAGAAAAGAAGTATCTGGAACAAATTGCACCAATAGTAGCAAATGCGCTGCCAAATGATTTTGAATATATCGATCTCGGTCCTGGCAATGCACATAAAGAACAATATATTTTTGACGCGCTCAAAGCCCTGGGAAAAAAATTTAAGTACATCCCTGTAGACATAGATAAAAAATATCTTGATCTTGCTGCTCGGCATGCAGAGCGACAAGGTATCGAGGTTTCAGATGCTCAGCTACTCTTCGAAGAATTACCGTACAGATTGCCAGCAAGTCATACCCCGCGCTTTGTTTCCATCGGAATGACGTTTACGAACTATGCGCCTGACACGATCTTGCCGCTGTTGAAGAAGATTGCCGGTCAATCCGGATACGTCTTGACTAATTCACAGATCAGGGAACGGCTAGATATGGCCGCGGTCACGGATGTTTATCAGGATGAGGTTTATGCGTTACTGGAGACAAAGATAAGGTTGCTAGGACTTCGTCCCTCAGATCTTGAAAAGCAATGGTGCGACGACGGCATCAGAGCCTGGTTTAAGATAAAGAATGTCAGCCAAGATCTCAGCAAGCTCGGCGTCAGAGCTGGTGATGAGTTCTTAGCCTATTATTTCTTTAGGCCGACTATAAAATCGCTTTCAGAAAGCTTCAGCCGACACTTCGACAGCTTCAAACTGCTCGATATTAACGCCGCCTTTGTGGCCGGCCTACTCTTTACCTAA
- a CDS encoding Type 1 glutamine amidotransferase-like domain-containing protein has product MRTRIILHGGNSDRSTEKNAKFFKEIVDGVGTNTVKVLCVYFARPEHRWDDSYEEDKYIFQRIDTDKDVETELATYDSFVDQIAAADIVFINGGHRGHLKETLLSIGVERFRQMVEGKTLVGISAGANILSKYYYSSVAQDIREGTNFLNIKLFTHFSEDEPEQLNDLKSYAEDLPVVTIPEEEYLVIE; this is encoded by the coding sequence ATGCGAACTCGAATAATTCTTCATGGCGGCAACTCCGATAGAAGCACCGAAAAGAACGCCAAGTTCTTTAAAGAAATTGTCGATGGCGTGGGAACTAATACGGTAAAAGTCTTATGTGTCTATTTTGCCCGTCCGGAACACCGCTGGGATGATTCGTACGAAGAAGATAAATATATTTTCCAAAGAATAGATACCGACAAAGATGTAGAAACCGAATTAGCTACTTATGATTCATTCGTAGACCAAATAGCCGCTGCGGATATTGTGTTTATAAATGGCGGCCATAGAGGGCACTTAAAAGAAACTCTGCTTTCGATCGGTGTGGAGCGCTTTAGACAGATGGTTGAAGGCAAAACTCTAGTGGGCATAAGCGCCGGAGCGAACATTCTTTCAAAATATTATTATTCGTCGGTAGCTCAAGACATCCGAGAGGGAACTAACTTCTTGAACATAAAGCTGTTTACTCACTTCTCAGAAGATGAACCTGAACAGCTCAATGATTTAAAGTCGTATGCCGAAGATCTGCCTGTAGTCACGATTCCCGAAGAAGAGTATTTAGTTATCGAGTAG
- a CDS encoding dihydrofolate reductase encodes MNISIIVTRAQNNVIGSSKGTPWYLPADLVYFKRITTGHPIIMGRKTHQNIGRALKERRNIVITRNQSYTPSPGAEVAHSLEEALSLVDDEDQVFIIGGESIFKQALPQATRLYLNTVKFLPKGDRFFEFDPRDWRLISSETRAKDQKNPYDFKMEVYERA; translated from the coding sequence ATGAACATCTCGATAATAGTTACACGAGCGCAAAATAATGTCATTGGAAGCTCCAAAGGCACGCCTTGGTATTTGCCGGCTGACCTGGTCTACTTTAAGAGAATTACCACTGGCCACCCCATAATAATGGGCCGCAAAACACACCAGAATATCGGCCGGGCACTCAAAGAACGTCGCAATATTGTTATTACGCGCAACCAAAGCTACACGCCCAGCCCGGGTGCTGAAGTGGCCCATTCGCTAGAAGAAGCACTTAGCCTGGTCGACGACGAAGACCAGGTGTTTATAATCGGTGGCGAGTCGATATTTAAGCAAGCCCTGCCGCAAGCGACAAGGCTTTACTTAAACACTGTCAAATTTTTGCCCAAAGGCGACCGGTTTTTTGAGTTTGATCCCCGAGATTGGAGGCTAATTTCGAGCGAAACACGGGCTAAAGATCAAAAAAATCCTTACGATTTTAAGATGGAAGTTTACGAGCGAGCTTAG
- a CDS encoding deoxycytidine triphosphate deaminase yields the protein MSVYSNKQIFEAIKTGHIVCYPLVKDNVAGSSVDVTLGEWFYRTERTGSSGFYNPFDIKDVDRYFAGPYKAEIHSKWAKANGRQLFEGIPANHPIIVLRPGERILGHTHEFVGIKAPGTSTMQARSTWGRNGVAVCLDAGWGDPGYINRWTMEIYNMNQHESVVLPVGERVAQLVFYETGPVDGEYKKLSGKYQSDKSSDLATIVKNWRPEQMLPRAYKDERRKPKNVKGLEV from the coding sequence GTGAGCGTATATAGCAACAAGCAGATCTTTGAAGCCATCAAAACCGGGCATATTGTTTGCTACCCATTGGTGAAAGACAACGTGGCCGGTAGCAGCGTAGATGTTACGCTTGGCGAGTGGTTTTACCGCACCGAACGCACCGGCAGCAGCGGTTTTTATAACCCCTTTGACATCAAAGACGTGGATCGCTACTTTGCCGGACCCTATAAAGCCGAGATTCATAGCAAATGGGCTAAAGCTAACGGGCGCCAACTGTTCGAGGGCATTCCGGCCAATCACCCAATTATTGTCTTGCGACCTGGCGAGCGCATTTTGGGCCACACGCACGAGTTTGTAGGCATTAAGGCCCCTGGCACCAGCACCATGCAGGCCCGCAGCACCTGGGGCCGAAACGGCGTGGCTGTTTGCCTAGACGCCGGCTGGGGCGACCCCGGTTACATTAACCGCTGGACCATGGAGATATATAATATGAACCAGCACGAGAGTGTTGTTTTGCCCGTAGGCGAGCGTGTCGCCCAACTTGTTTTTTACGAAACCGGACCCGTAGACGGCGAATATAAGAAACTTAGCGGCAAATACCAATCGGATAAGAGCTCGGATCTAGCCACTATAGTTAAGAACTGGCGACCCGAACAAATGCTGCCTAGGGCTTATAAAGACGAGCGGCGCAAGCCAAAAAATGTTAAAGGGTTAGAGGTTTAG
- a CDS encoding dihydrofolate reductase family protein has protein sequence MKKLIMWNLVTLDGFFEGEKPWDLSFHGLVFDKELEDFTIKQLDSADAVIYGENTYKGMAEYWTDPDQVDDIKTEPINKIKKYVCSPTLKTADWQNTTVIKDAVSEIPKLKQEGDGNLFVFGSAILSESLTRANLFDEYRLCVVPVFLGKGRRLFNDGLPYQKLKLLKSQPLQSGAIILTYAPSSS, from the coding sequence ATGAAGAAATTAATCATGTGGAATTTGGTCACGCTCGATGGGTTTTTTGAGGGCGAGAAGCCGTGGGATTTATCTTTCCACGGCCTGGTTTTCGATAAAGAGCTAGAGGATTTTACGATCAAGCAGCTAGATTCAGCCGACGCAGTTATTTATGGCGAGAATACATACAAAGGCATGGCCGAATACTGGACCGACCCCGACCAAGTAGACGATATTAAGACCGAACCTATAAATAAAATTAAAAAATATGTTTGTTCGCCTACACTTAAGACTGCCGATTGGCAAAATACCACGGTTATTAAAGACGCCGTGAGCGAGATACCCAAATTGAAGCAGGAAGGCGACGGCAATCTGTTCGTTTTTGGCAGCGCCATCTTGAGCGAATCGCTTACGCGCGCGAACCTGTTCGATGAATACCGCTTGTGCGTAGTGCCGGTGTTCTTGGGCAAGGGCAGGCGGCTGTTCAACGACGGCCTGCCGTATCAAAAATTAAAACTACTAAAATCTCAACCCCTACAATCCGGCGCCATCATCCTTACATACGCTCCAAGCTCAAGTTAG
- the rplK gene encoding 50S ribosomal protein L11 — protein sequence MATKPIRASLKMKIRGGQASAAPPVGSTLGQYGVNMMDFINPFNDQTKDKMGQNLTVHITIYEDRTMDWRIVGTPTDELILKALGVDKGSGKPNSEKLSKKLSQAQLTEIAGAKMADMNADDIESVKKMVAGTARSMGIEVEA from the coding sequence ATGGCAACAAAACCAATTAGAGCAAGTTTAAAGATGAAAATCCGCGGCGGCCAGGCCAGCGCGGCGCCTCCCGTAGGTAGCACTCTTGGTCAGTACGGCGTAAACATGATGGATTTTATCAATCCGTTCAACGATCAAACCAAGGACAAGATGGGTCAAAATCTGACAGTTCATATCACTATTTATGAAGATCGGACTATGGACTGGCGCATTGTAGGCACACCAACTGACGAACTTATCTTAAAGGCACTCGGCGTTGATAAGGGTTCTGGCAAGCCTAACAGTGAAAAGCTTTCTAAGAAGCTTAGCCAAGCCCAACTGACCGAAATCGCTGGGGCCAAGATGGCCGACATGAACGCCGACGACATCGAATCAGTCAAAAAGATGGTTGCCGGCACTGCCCGCAGCATGGGCATTGAGGTGGAGGCTTAG
- a CDS encoding dihydrofolate reductase family protein, producing MGKLIYLFTTSLDGYVADKNGDFSWSKPTEEVHFFVNDQLRNVGTILMGRNLYETLKAWDDIPTKGVGGIMDGPSPAMNDYSKIWHAANKVVYSSSLSELAIDNAKIERSFDPEAVKKQVAESAHDFDIGGPHLAAQAIKADIIDEYHQIIAPLILGEGNFWLPGGNRNKLELVDMRKFENGFVHLHYRKAEE from the coding sequence ATGGGAAAGCTAATATATTTATTCACCACATCGCTGGACGGCTACGTCGCCGATAAAAATGGCGATTTTAGTTGGTCGAAACCAACCGAGGAGGTCCACTTTTTTGTCAACGACCAATTGCGTAACGTCGGCACGATTCTAATGGGTCGCAATTTGTACGAGACCTTAAAAGCTTGGGACGACATTCCTACTAAAGGGGTAGGCGGCATCATGGACGGCCCAAGTCCAGCCATGAATGATTATTCTAAGATATGGCACGCCGCTAATAAGGTAGTTTATTCTTCTTCGCTTTCTGAGCTCGCGATAGACAACGCGAAGATTGAGCGGTCATTTGATCCTGAAGCAGTCAAAAAGCAAGTGGCCGAATCGGCTCATGATTTTGATATCGGCGGTCCGCATCTGGCCGCCCAGGCCATCAAGGCTGATATTATCGACGAATACCACCAAATTATCGCTCCGCTAATCCTTGGCGAAGGTAATTTCTGGCTGCCCGGCGGGAACCGCAACAAGCTGGAGCTGGTAGATATGCGCAAGTTTGAAAACGGCTTCGTGCACCTGCATTATAGAAAGGCTGAAGAATGA